Proteins encoded together in one Terriglobus saanensis SP1PR4 window:
- a CDS encoding 3'-5' exoribonuclease YhaM family protein — MKDFYIADAAKHENAHITSYFALASISARDKKGGGGQYLALTLADKTGSFEARMWEDFADALNTCSSGCYVKVQGRIDKYQGRYQITLSKMRSAAESEIDTADFQPTTQYDIAALSTELDTFVASFTNHHLQALVRSFLDDPDLGPAFRTAPAAKMLHHAWIGGLLEHVVFLLRLAERIAPQYPEVDRDLLMTGAILHDFGKVRELAWKTSFSYTAEGQLLGHITIVIGMLRDKIRLLPEFPDRLRILVEHLILSHHGRFEFGSPKLPMTPEAIVFSAIDDLEAKMQNIRAEFQKALEGGKAPDEVTDFSRSMERALLNSKAYLAGE, encoded by the coding sequence AAGCACGAAAACGCCCACATTACCTCGTACTTTGCCCTTGCCAGCATCAGCGCACGCGACAAAAAGGGAGGCGGTGGACAATACCTCGCGCTCACCCTCGCGGATAAAACCGGCAGCTTTGAAGCACGCATGTGGGAAGACTTCGCCGATGCTCTCAACACCTGCTCCTCCGGCTGTTATGTCAAAGTGCAGGGCCGCATCGACAAGTACCAGGGCCGCTATCAGATCACACTTTCGAAGATGCGCTCCGCTGCCGAGAGCGAGATCGATACCGCCGACTTTCAACCCACCACGCAGTACGACATCGCCGCGCTCTCGACGGAGCTCGATACCTTCGTCGCCAGCTTTACTAATCACCATCTCCAGGCCCTCGTTCGCAGCTTCCTCGACGATCCCGATCTCGGCCCGGCCTTCCGCACCGCGCCTGCTGCGAAGATGCTCCACCACGCGTGGATCGGTGGCCTGCTCGAACACGTCGTCTTTCTTCTGCGTCTCGCGGAGCGCATCGCGCCGCAGTACCCTGAGGTCGATCGCGACCTGCTCATGACGGGAGCGATTTTGCATGACTTCGGCAAGGTCCGCGAGCTCGCCTGGAAGACCAGCTTCAGCTACACCGCAGAGGGGCAGCTCCTTGGCCACATCACCATCGTGATCGGCATGCTGCGGGATAAGATCCGTCTGCTGCCAGAGTTCCCCGACCGCCTTCGCATCCTCGTGGAGCACCTGATCCTCTCGCACCACGGACGCTTCGAGTTCGGTTCGCCCAAGCTGCCCATGACGCCGGAAGCCATCGTCTTCTCCGCCATCGACGACCTCGAAGCGAAGATGCAGAACATCCGCGCCGAGTTCCAGAAGGCCCTCGAAGGCGGCAAAGCTCCGGACGAGGTCACGGACTTCTCTCGCAGCATGGAGCGCGCGCTACTTAACTCGAAAGCGTATCTCGCAGGCGAATGA
- a CDS encoding PASTA domain-containing protein: MALRVRWKRGPLKKPSWRMLQARRYFHIAMTVLAMLSVALVSALLTMRLAIHGSEVEVPNLSGLTLEEAAAMTSKARLNLTLENKFYSTTVPSGRVLSQSPSAGSKVRPDWHVRVTESMGGQKVSIPDTVGMTERDAAMAVRHALLDLGALAHIPAPGSSEMVLAQTPPPNAEGVDKPQVSLLLSSGETLTTKAYVMPNLVGLTWHEAQTRMSAAGLRLVAITPYVAPEVIPSVTAAQVVGQMAPVAVPVAPAPPVLTGGTVTSQLPLAGARVTGADAIKAYLNGAHNAPAVVAAPSL; this comes from the coding sequence GTGGCGCTGCGTGTGCGATGGAAGAGAGGACCGCTCAAGAAGCCAAGCTGGCGCATGCTCCAGGCGCGTCGCTACTTCCACATCGCCATGACAGTGCTGGCCATGCTCTCCGTGGCCTTGGTCTCTGCTCTGCTGACCATGCGGCTTGCGATTCACGGATCCGAAGTGGAAGTCCCCAATCTGAGCGGCCTGACGCTGGAAGAGGCCGCGGCGATGACGTCGAAGGCGCGGCTGAACCTGACACTGGAAAACAAGTTCTACTCCACCACTGTGCCCAGCGGGCGCGTTCTATCGCAGTCGCCGAGCGCGGGCAGCAAGGTTCGTCCTGACTGGCATGTGCGCGTGACGGAGAGCATGGGCGGCCAGAAGGTTTCGATTCCGGACACCGTTGGGATGACCGAACGCGACGCAGCCATGGCGGTTCGCCACGCCCTGCTGGACCTTGGAGCCCTGGCGCATATCCCCGCTCCCGGATCGAGCGAGATGGTGCTGGCGCAGACACCTCCGCCGAATGCCGAGGGTGTGGACAAGCCGCAGGTGAGCCTTCTGCTGAGTTCCGGCGAGACGCTGACGACCAAAGCGTATGTGATGCCGAACCTTGTAGGTTTGACCTGGCATGAGGCGCAGACGCGGATGTCGGCTGCGGGCCTGCGGTTGGTCGCGATTACACCGTATGTCGCGCCAGAGGTGATTCCGTCGGTCACGGCAGCGCAGGTGGTGGGGCAGATGGCTCCAGTTGCGGTTCCTGTGGCTCCGGCTCCTCCGGTGCTGACGGGCGGCACGGTGACCTCGCAGCTTCCGCTGGCGGGTGCGCGTGTGACGGGTGCGGATGCGATCAAGGCTTATTTGAATGGGGCACACAATGCTCCGGCTGTGGTGGCTGCTCCTTCGCTTTAG
- the def gene encoding peptide deformylase, with protein MLYEIIKFPDPVLEKVAEPVTLFDDSLKKLVDDMFASMYAAEGIGLAAPQINISRRITIIDLSFQKRPEEKIVLINPEVIAVEGKQHEEEGCLSLPDIREKVTRAAWVKVRAQDATGKHFEVEGTELLARAFQHEIDHLNGILFISKISRLKRDLVSRRIRKMMKNGEW; from the coding sequence ATGCTTTACGAAATCATCAAATTTCCGGATCCCGTTCTCGAGAAAGTCGCCGAACCTGTCACGCTCTTCGACGACAGCCTCAAGAAGCTCGTCGACGATATGTTCGCCTCCATGTACGCCGCGGAGGGCATCGGCCTCGCTGCGCCACAGATCAACATCTCGCGCCGCATTACCATCATCGATCTCAGCTTTCAGAAGCGGCCGGAAGAGAAGATCGTTCTCATCAATCCCGAGGTCATCGCCGTCGAAGGCAAGCAGCACGAAGAAGAGGGCTGTCTCTCTCTTCCCGACATCCGCGAAAAGGTGACGCGCGCCGCATGGGTCAAAGTCCGCGCGCAGGACGCCACCGGCAAGCACTTTGAAGTGGAAGGCACTGAGCTTCTTGCGCGCGCCTTTCAACACGAGATCGACCACCTCAACGGCATCCTCTTTATCTCGAAGATCTCGCGGCTCAAACGTGACCTCGTCAGCCGGCGCATCCGCAAGATGATGAAGAACGGCGAGTGGTAA
- a CDS encoding RsmB/NOP family class I SAM-dependent RNA methyltransferase, which yields MTETPARISAARTAAFTILHRVASGKGHSDDLLHTMAVNALSSEDRNLTTTLVLGTLRWQLAIDSILRPYLQRPFQEMPAPVLLALRLGTFQLLLLDRIPDHAALNESVELARANGAPHAAGMVNAVLRRVQREGDALKKNLDPEAAHPQWLLDRWKHTYGNRTAHSIAEADQHEPNIPSLFNAPENAQQMDDGSRLIAELTAASSSGPKRILDCCAAPGGKTLVLAARHPDAKIVAADLSPRRLSAMQRRVERAGLPNIETVVADLTAQQRSGPFTQPFQLILCDVPCSGTGTLARNPEIRHTIRPEEFARQAERQRAILSTALSLLAPGGRLIYSTCSLEPEENEDVVRSVLGQPQHAALKQLDIAPLFARLAKENILSAESATNLRDTALRGTTLRTLPGTHATDGFFAALIERPA from the coding sequence ATGACCGAAACGCCCGCCAGAATCTCCGCAGCTCGCACCGCGGCCTTCACCATCCTCCACCGCGTCGCCTCTGGCAAAGGTCACTCTGACGATCTGCTACATACCATGGCAGTCAATGCGCTCTCCTCGGAAGATCGTAACCTCACTACCACGCTCGTTCTGGGTACGCTGCGTTGGCAGCTCGCCATCGACAGCATCCTTCGCCCGTATCTGCAGCGTCCGTTTCAGGAGATGCCAGCGCCTGTCCTGCTTGCCCTGCGGCTCGGAACGTTCCAGCTCCTTCTCCTCGATCGCATCCCGGATCACGCAGCGCTGAACGAAAGCGTAGAGCTTGCTCGCGCCAACGGAGCACCGCATGCTGCCGGTATGGTCAATGCCGTTCTTCGTCGCGTGCAGCGCGAAGGCGACGCGCTCAAGAAGAACCTCGATCCGGAAGCCGCGCATCCCCAGTGGCTTCTCGATCGCTGGAAACACACCTACGGCAACCGCACCGCGCACTCGATCGCGGAAGCCGACCAGCACGAACCGAATATCCCTTCACTCTTCAACGCGCCCGAGAACGCGCAACAGATGGACGACGGTTCACGCTTAATTGCCGAACTCACAGCGGCTTCTTCGTCAGGACCGAAACGCATCCTCGATTGCTGCGCCGCTCCCGGCGGCAAGACCCTCGTCCTCGCGGCGCGCCATCCCGACGCAAAGATCGTTGCTGCAGACCTCAGCCCACGTCGTCTCTCGGCCATGCAGCGCCGCGTCGAACGCGCAGGCCTTCCCAATATCGAAACCGTCGTTGCTGATCTCACGGCACAGCAGCGCAGCGGGCCGTTCACGCAGCCCTTCCAGCTCATCCTCTGCGACGTTCCCTGCAGCGGTACGGGCACGCTGGCACGCAATCCGGAGATCCGACACACGATCCGTCCGGAAGAGTTCGCACGCCAGGCGGAACGCCAGCGCGCCATCCTCTCCACGGCGCTCTCGCTGCTCGCTCCCGGTGGTCGTCTGATCTACTCCACCTGCTCGCTGGAGCCGGAAGAGAACGAAGATGTCGTCCGCTCCGTCCTGGGTCAGCCGCAACACGCAGCGCTCAAGCAGTTGGATATCGCTCCGCTCTTCGCTCGTCTCGCGAAAGAAAACATTTTGTCGGCAGAGTCAGCCACAAATCTTCGCGACACGGCCCTCCGTGGCACCACGCTCCGCACCCTGCCTGGAACCCACGCCACCGACGGCTTCTTTGCCGCCCTCATCGAACGCCCCGCGTAG
- the fmt gene encoding methionyl-tRNA formyltransferase, with the protein MKLIFCGTPQFAVPTLEAVLAAGHEVALVLSQPDRPVGRSGEVQPTPIKQTALAHNLRVVQPEKLKSNAELREQIEGIAPDAILIVAYGRIIPQWMLDVPRFGNINLHGSLLPRWRGAAPIQWAVAAGDEKTGVTTMRIDAGLDTGDMLLKREVPIGPHTTSPELFTELASIGAILTVQTLQCLEAGNITPIKQNDAEATLAPILTREDGRINFAQTAQTIYNRFRGFQPWPGVFTSLRGKKLILHAMRPSSHPTQHPPGTLFVEETHLLVACANQTAIFLEELQLEGKRRMPAEEFLRGFQIKEGEQLQ; encoded by the coding sequence GTGAAGCTCATCTTCTGCGGCACACCGCAATTCGCTGTCCCCACGCTGGAAGCGGTGCTTGCCGCCGGACACGAAGTAGCGCTCGTTCTTTCGCAGCCCGACCGCCCCGTAGGCCGCAGTGGTGAAGTCCAGCCGACTCCGATAAAACAAACCGCACTTGCGCACAACCTTCGCGTCGTGCAGCCGGAGAAGCTGAAGAGCAACGCCGAGCTGCGCGAACAGATCGAAGGCATCGCACCGGACGCGATCCTCATCGTCGCCTACGGCCGCATCATTCCGCAGTGGATGCTCGATGTGCCTCGCTTCGGCAACATCAATCTGCACGGCTCACTGCTTCCACGCTGGCGTGGAGCAGCGCCCATTCAGTGGGCTGTTGCTGCAGGCGATGAGAAGACCGGTGTCACGACCATGCGCATCGACGCGGGTCTCGACACCGGAGACATGCTCTTGAAGCGCGAAGTGCCTATTGGTCCGCACACTACCTCGCCGGAGCTCTTCACGGAGCTTGCCTCGATCGGTGCGATCCTCACGGTGCAGACGCTGCAGTGCCTCGAAGCAGGCAACATCACACCGATAAAACAGAACGACGCAGAAGCTACGCTCGCGCCTATCCTCACGCGCGAAGATGGGCGCATCAACTTCGCGCAGACTGCACAGACCATCTACAACCGCTTCCGTGGCTTCCAACCATGGCCCGGCGTGTTCACTTCGTTACGTGGCAAGAAGCTCATCCTTCACGCCATGCGCCCGTCATCGCACCCAACACAGCATCCACCCGGCACTCTCTTCGTAGAAGAGACGCACCTTCTCGTAGCCTGCGCCAACCAGACCGCCATCTTTCTCGAGGAGCTCCAGCTCGAAGGCAAGCGCCGTATGCCCGCCGAAGAATTTCTTCGGGGTTTTCAGATTAAAGAGGGCGAACAACTCCAATGA
- a CDS encoding VWA domain-containing protein: MGRGRWVAVLFAAHLTFAQNPVPPTTEIRTTSTLVLVPALVHSAAGELLLGLNANDFIVTDNGVEQKVALEEVERQPVSILVVMQTGGAGQRQFEYYRNVPTLLDAMGGSAKHETAVMTFDSAPEDLFPFVSNPARLKQAFTHPHAGDHGAAVLDAVNYAIDLFKGKPAGTRRIILLLSQPQDHGSKVHAEEVVRRLGENNITIFSVSFSPEKTWLKDQFTRERQGNPPYKMTGRPDIIGTFSLSTPLGVALKAMREDAAAEIASLSGGEHARFDDTRSLEEQLALIANQIPNRYLLSFSPSSNAPGFHALKVQVKGQADPVSVSARTGYWSSADTASAAIKQRPMLSPNHFVFP; encoded by the coding sequence ATGGGCAGAGGTCGATGGGTTGCTGTTCTCTTCGCCGCTCATCTGACCTTTGCGCAAAACCCGGTGCCTCCTACAACCGAAATACGCACTACCTCCACGCTCGTTCTTGTTCCCGCCCTCGTTCACTCGGCGGCTGGAGAACTGCTCCTGGGGCTCAACGCGAATGACTTCATCGTGACGGATAACGGGGTCGAGCAGAAGGTCGCGTTGGAAGAAGTAGAGCGCCAGCCGGTTTCGATTCTTGTCGTGATGCAGACCGGCGGTGCGGGTCAGCGCCAGTTCGAGTACTACCGGAACGTTCCGACTTTGCTTGACGCCATGGGAGGAAGCGCGAAGCACGAAACCGCGGTGATGACCTTCGACAGCGCGCCCGAAGATCTCTTTCCCTTCGTCTCTAATCCCGCGCGATTGAAACAGGCCTTCACGCATCCACACGCGGGCGATCATGGCGCAGCAGTTCTGGACGCGGTGAACTACGCCATCGATCTCTTCAAAGGGAAGCCCGCAGGTACGCGACGCATCATCCTTCTGCTGAGTCAGCCGCAGGATCACGGCAGCAAGGTGCATGCGGAAGAGGTCGTCCGTCGCCTGGGCGAAAACAATATCACGATCTTCAGCGTCTCGTTCTCGCCGGAGAAGACCTGGCTCAAAGACCAGTTCACAAGGGAGCGCCAGGGAAATCCGCCGTACAAGATGACGGGCCGTCCTGACATCATTGGGACGTTCAGTCTATCGACCCCGCTCGGTGTTGCCCTGAAGGCCATGCGCGAAGATGCCGCGGCAGAGATTGCAAGCCTCTCCGGCGGAGAGCACGCACGCTTCGATGACACGCGCAGCCTCGAAGAGCAACTGGCCCTCATCGCGAATCAGATCCCTAACCGCTATCTTCTGAGCTTCAGCCCAAGCTCAAACGCACCGGGTTTTCACGCGCTCAAGGTGCAGGTGAAGGGGCAAGCTGATCCAGTCAGCGTCTCCGCGCGAACGGGCTATTGGTCAAGCGCCGATACGGCTTCTGCTGCGATCAAGCAGCGACCGATGTTGTCCCCTAACCACTTTGTCTTCCCGTAG
- the aroC gene encoding chorismate synthase: MLRFSTAGESHGEALIALLSGLPAGVPVDQEFLSHELWRRQQGYGRGGRMRIERDAAHILSGVRHGKTIGSPIAMQIANRDWKNWEEILPVETGDAEKHKPVTSPRPGHADLAGALKYDFPDARYILERASARESSARVAGGALAKMLLRELGVEVLSHVIRVGQAELDRPYVWQDLVDLSKKETILLNCIDPEAEQRMKGEVDKVLRTGDTVGGIFEVVTHGLPPGIGTHTNWDERLDGLLAQAVMSLQAVKAVEIGRGVTAAESIGSAVHDAIAYAETEDAEKHTRFSREKNNAGGIEGGISNGEDVTVRGYLKPISTLRRPLASVSFATREVTKAAYERSDVCVVPAAGVAAEAMVAVAIARLVLEKFGGDSLRELKRNFDGYREQIRKF, from the coding sequence ATGCTTCGATTTTCTACAGCTGGTGAGAGCCACGGTGAGGCGCTCATCGCCCTCCTCAGCGGTCTCCCCGCAGGTGTTCCCGTCGACCAGGAGTTTCTCTCGCACGAACTCTGGCGTCGCCAGCAGGGCTACGGACGTGGCGGGCGCATGCGCATCGAACGCGATGCAGCCCATATCCTCTCCGGCGTACGCCATGGCAAAACCATCGGTTCGCCTATTGCCATGCAGATCGCCAACCGCGACTGGAAGAACTGGGAAGAGATCCTGCCCGTCGAGACCGGCGATGCCGAAAAGCATAAGCCGGTGACCTCTCCTCGTCCCGGCCACGCCGATCTTGCGGGCGCCCTGAAGTATGACTTTCCCGATGCACGCTACATCCTCGAACGCGCTTCGGCGCGTGAATCCTCTGCGCGCGTCGCTGGCGGAGCGCTCGCCAAGATGCTTCTCCGCGAACTCGGCGTCGAAGTCTTGTCGCACGTCATCCGCGTCGGTCAGGCAGAGCTTGACCGCCCCTATGTATGGCAGGATCTCGTTGATCTCTCGAAGAAAGAAACCATTCTTCTCAACTGCATCGATCCCGAGGCCGAGCAGCGCATGAAAGGTGAAGTCGATAAGGTCCTCCGTACCGGAGACACCGTCGGCGGCATCTTCGAGGTCGTCACGCACGGCCTGCCGCCGGGCATTGGCACGCACACCAACTGGGACGAGCGGCTCGACGGTCTGCTCGCACAAGCGGTCATGAGTCTCCAGGCCGTCAAGGCCGTGGAGATCGGACGCGGTGTCACCGCCGCCGAATCCATCGGCTCCGCTGTGCACGACGCGATCGCCTACGCCGAGACAGAAGATGCAGAGAAGCACACACGCTTCTCGCGCGAAAAGAACAACGCTGGCGGCATCGAAGGCGGCATCTCCAACGGAGAAGACGTCACCGTGCGCGGCTATCTCAAACCCATCTCCACCCTCCGCCGTCCGCTCGCCTCTGTCAGCTTTGCCACGCGCGAAGTCACCAAGGCAGCGTATGAGCGATCCGATGTCTGCGTCGTTCCCGCAGCAGGCGTAGCCGCGGAGGCGATGGTGGCCGTTGCGATTGCACGTCTTGTTTTAGAAAAATTTGGCGGCGACTCCCTGCGTGAGCTCAAGCGCAACTTCGATGGATACCGCGAACAGATCAGAAAGTTTTAG
- a CDS encoding alpha/beta hydrolase domain-containing protein, with translation MSLCPTAEAKVVRIVMDEQKDGSEARRNVPADYRVLKGLAYGELDPHDPHNRIITDIDLAEKNSRGMLEYTATFTLYVPLHPAPKTVLLYDVVNRGGAAMPREYANGDYFLISGWQADIAFGGRAISGGPGETVKVPVARGVTGAAVARFYDLHQGKKTLALAQSATYISSGVPPVPADLDTGHAHLVTKQYEDSDGATSGVAEIPQSDWAWGDCERTSFPGKADATKICLKNGADASLLYELRYTAKDPQVLGVGFAAMRDVNTFFRYEKQDSEGTLNPVYGHVRSAISTGVSQSGNTLRSMVNLGFNEDEQGRRVWDGVMPIIAARQTPENVRFGVPGGTSMVYDVGTDGVNWWTHATDPVRGNPAEGLLDRCTAAKNCPKIVELLGSAEFYSLRASMAFVGTSATRDLPLPLNVRRYYVNSTTHGGGGGGFNLHQHEANNCVLETNPNPEGPTRRALLLALKQWVVDGTLPPASVYPTLAEGTLAPASKVMASFPHIPGEPMPVLNPNLIYALGPDFHANDLSGVVQTRPQPVIGVAKGVLPTLDADGNEIGGLHTALRDAPLGTYVGWNVVTSGFRKGQFCALTGGYIPFAATAEERKTKHDPRPSIEERYGTHAQYVERVRATAMKQARERLLLQDDAEKMIAEAEASTVLR, from the coding sequence TTGAGCTTGTGCCCCACGGCAGAGGCCAAAGTGGTGCGGATCGTGATGGATGAGCAGAAGGATGGCTCCGAGGCCCGGCGCAATGTGCCTGCGGATTATCGCGTCCTGAAAGGCCTCGCGTACGGGGAACTGGACCCACACGACCCGCATAACCGCATCATCACGGACATTGATCTGGCCGAAAAGAACAGCCGGGGCATGCTGGAGTACACGGCGACCTTCACACTCTATGTGCCCCTGCATCCAGCGCCGAAGACCGTGCTGCTCTATGACGTGGTGAACCGTGGTGGAGCGGCAATGCCGCGTGAGTATGCCAATGGGGACTATTTTCTGATCTCGGGATGGCAGGCCGATATCGCATTTGGCGGCCGGGCGATCTCCGGCGGCCCCGGTGAGACGGTGAAGGTGCCCGTGGCGCGCGGGGTCACGGGAGCGGCCGTGGCGCGCTTCTACGATCTTCACCAGGGCAAAAAGACATTGGCCCTGGCGCAGTCTGCAACGTATATTTCTTCCGGCGTTCCTCCTGTTCCCGCAGATCTGGACACAGGTCATGCGCACCTGGTGACGAAGCAGTATGAGGATTCCGATGGCGCTACGAGCGGTGTTGCCGAGATTCCTCAGAGCGATTGGGCATGGGGCGATTGCGAACGAACGTCTTTCCCCGGCAAAGCCGATGCAACGAAGATCTGCCTGAAGAACGGAGCGGACGCTTCCCTGCTCTATGAACTGCGCTACACGGCGAAGGACCCGCAGGTGCTTGGCGTCGGCTTCGCCGCGATGCGGGATGTGAATACCTTCTTCCGCTATGAGAAGCAGGACAGCGAAGGAACTTTGAATCCTGTGTACGGGCATGTTCGTTCCGCGATCTCTACGGGCGTTTCGCAGTCGGGGAATACGTTGCGCTCCATGGTGAACCTTGGCTTCAACGAAGACGAGCAGGGACGCAGAGTGTGGGATGGCGTGATGCCGATCATCGCGGCGCGGCAGACTCCCGAGAACGTGCGCTTCGGTGTGCCGGGTGGAACGAGCATGGTCTACGACGTGGGCACCGATGGCGTGAACTGGTGGACGCATGCAACGGATCCGGTGCGAGGCAATCCCGCAGAAGGCTTGCTGGATCGATGCACGGCAGCGAAGAACTGCCCAAAGATCGTCGAACTGCTTGGGTCCGCCGAGTTCTATTCTCTGCGGGCGTCGATGGCTTTTGTTGGAACGAGCGCGACCCGCGATCTCCCGCTGCCGCTCAACGTGCGGCGGTACTACGTGAACAGCACGACGCATGGTGGCGGTGGTGGCGGATTTAACCTGCATCAGCACGAGGCAAATAACTGCGTGCTGGAGACGAATCCGAATCCCGAAGGGCCGACGCGACGTGCTCTACTGCTGGCCCTCAAGCAATGGGTGGTCGATGGGACGCTGCCGCCGGCGAGCGTATACCCAACGCTCGCAGAGGGAACGCTTGCGCCTGCAAGCAAGGTGATGGCGAGCTTCCCGCATATCCCTGGCGAGCCCATGCCGGTGCTCAATCCCAACCTGATCTATGCGCTCGGCCCCGACTTCCACGCGAATGATCTCTCCGGAGTAGTGCAGACGAGGCCGCAACCTGTCATCGGCGTAGCGAAGGGTGTGCTGCCGACTCTGGATGCAGATGGCAACGAGATCGGCGGCCTGCATACTGCTCTACGCGATGCTCCCCTGGGCACTTACGTGGGATGGAATGTGGTGACGAGTGGATTCCGCAAGGGACAGTTCTGCGCTCTGACGGGTGGGTACATCCCGTTCGCGGCGACGGCAGAAGAACGCAAGACGAAGCATGATCCTCGGCCTTCCATCGAAGAGCGTTACGGAACCCATGCGCAGTATGTTGAGCGCGTGCGTGCTACCGCAATGAAGCAGGCGCGTGAGCGCTTGCTGCTGCAGGATGACGCGGAGAAGATGATTGCGGAGGCCGAGGCGAGTACGGTGCTGCGCTAA
- a CDS encoding cation-efflux pump, which produces MNDPIQTDEANALSAQSAAKQGAALSSVIGAAFITVLKIITGIMTGSLGMLSEAAHSGIDLIAAAITLFSVRVSDKPADEDHTYGHGKVESLSAFIETVLMLASCVWIVVEAIRRMMGDRLELKFSIWPVIVLLLSILVDWTRSRQLGRVARESKSQALEADAMHFSTDIWSSAAVLAGLGATYAGQHWHLRWLEFADPFAALVVSCIILRVSWKLARETVNALLDSTPPGLQRDVAKAIEGVDGVLGVERVRMRRSGAKYFADVTVEMPRNMTFQRTEQLVEAATRAVQKSLPDSDVMIRTVPVATVAESVFDRVRAVAQRNDLSIHDVSVQEYDDGLHVEQHLELAATMSLREAHDLVTRIEAEMCSEVPEIAAIATHIESEEATIERPETVSDERLQAVLCEAAEAFEEVLDVHNVKTIRVGDRVQMSCHCTMPDDLEMGRVHTVISELEASFRRSCPEVARLLIHPEPATDNMR; this is translated from the coding sequence ATGAACGACCCGATCCAGACCGACGAAGCGAACGCGCTCTCCGCGCAGAGCGCCGCCAAGCAGGGCGCGGCGCTGAGCAGCGTCATCGGTGCTGCGTTCATTACGGTCCTCAAGATCATCACGGGCATCATGACCGGCTCCCTCGGCATGTTGAGCGAGGCGGCACATTCGGGCATTGACCTGATCGCGGCCGCGATCACGCTCTTCAGTGTCCGCGTCTCGGACAAGCCCGCCGACGAAGACCACACCTATGGTCATGGCAAGGTCGAGAGCCTCTCCGCCTTTATCGAAACGGTGTTGATGCTGGCCTCGTGCGTTTGGATCGTCGTCGAAGCCATTCGCCGTATGATGGGCGACCGACTGGAACTGAAGTTTTCGATCTGGCCCGTCATCGTTCTGCTGCTTTCCATCCTCGTGGACTGGACGCGCTCCCGGCAGCTGGGCCGCGTGGCACGCGAGTCCAAGTCCCAGGCGCTGGAAGCGGACGCCATGCACTTCAGCACGGACATTTGGTCGAGCGCCGCAGTGCTCGCCGGTCTGGGCGCAACCTATGCCGGCCAGCACTGGCACCTGCGCTGGCTGGAGTTTGCCGATCCCTTTGCGGCGCTGGTGGTGAGCTGCATCATTCTGCGCGTGAGCTGGAAGCTGGCGCGAGAGACGGTGAATGCCTTGCTGGACAGCACGCCTCCGGGATTGCAGCGCGACGTGGCCAAAGCGATCGAGGGCGTGGATGGCGTTTTAGGCGTGGAGCGCGTGCGCATGCGACGCTCGGGCGCGAAGTACTTTGCCGACGTCACCGTGGAGATGCCGCGCAACATGACCTTCCAGCGGACGGAGCAGCTCGTCGAGGCCGCGACCCGCGCGGTGCAGAAGTCGCTTCCGGACTCCGATGTGATGATTCGCACAGTGCCCGTGGCGACGGTTGCGGAGAGCGTCTTCGACCGCGTGCGGGCCGTGGCGCAGCGCAATGACCTTTCCATTCACGATGTGAGCGTGCAGGAATATGACGACGGTCTGCATGTCGAACAGCATCTTGAGCTGGCGGCGACGATGTCTCTACGCGAGGCCCACGATCTGGTGACGCGCATCGAGGCGGAGATGTGTAGCGAGGTGCCGGAGATCGCGGCAATTGCCACCCACATCGAGAGCGAAGAGGCGACAATTGAGCGGCCTGAGACGGTCTCCGATGAACGTCTGCAGGCCGTTCTCTGCGAGGCCGCAGAGGCCTTTGAAGAGGTACTGGACGTACACAATGTGAAGACGATCCGGGTCGGTGACCGCGTGCAGATGAGCTGCCACTGCACCATGCCGGACGATCTGGAGATGGGACGCGTGCATACGGTGATCTCCGAGTTGGAGGCCAGCTTCCGCCGCAGCTGCCCCGAGGTGGCGCGGCTTCTGATCCATCCCGAACCAGCAACAGATAACATGCGATAA